In one window of Methanoculleus chikugoensis DNA:
- the cofC gene encoding 2-phospho-L-lactate guanylyltransferase, whose amino-acid sequence MYFHALIPFKPVNPKTRLSCILDQEEREAFARAMLEDVIAAVQKSGCSATLLCTHPFKHENALVAVRTESLNDAINWALKQFHCPALIIMADIPLVTAGDIQRLIRTEKDMSIVPGRGGGTNIIFLKKPRCFRADYYGASFLDHMRIAEECGFSVEVIDSFRMSTDIDEKEDLVEILIHGKGRKSREFLENSGFSIALDEKGRVGVQRDPHEEAL is encoded by the coding sequence ATGTACTTCCACGCGCTCATTCCCTTTAAGCCGGTAAACCCCAAGACGCGCCTTTCCTGCATCCTCGACCAGGAAGAGCGGGAAGCGTTCGCCCGGGCGATGCTTGAAGACGTGATCGCCGCCGTGCAGAAGTCCGGGTGCAGCGCCACCCTCCTCTGCACCCACCCCTTCAAACACGAGAACGCCCTCGTCGCCGTCCGGACGGAGTCGCTCAACGACGCCATCAACTGGGCGCTCAAGCAGTTCCACTGCCCCGCGCTCATCATCATGGCCGATATCCCCCTGGTGACGGCCGGGGACATCCAGCGGCTGATCCGGACCGAGAAGGACATGTCCATCGTGCCGGGGCGGGGCGGCGGGACGAACATCATATTCCTCAAGAAACCGCGGTGTTTCCGCGCCGACTACTACGGCGCGAGTTTCCTCGACCACATGCGGATTGCCGAGGAGTGCGGCTTCTCCGTCGAGGTGATCGACTCGTTCAGGATGTCGACCGATATCGACGAGAAGGAGGACCTGGTCGAGATCCTCATCCACGGAAAAGGGAGAAAGAGCAGGGAGTTCCTGGAGAACTCAGGGTTCTCGATCGCCCTTGACGAGAAGGGCCGGGTCGGCGTGCAGCGCGACCCCCATGAAGAGGCACTCTGA
- a CDS encoding segregation/condensation protein A: protein MDEEPVEILAGMAERGEVDPWNIDIVDVTDRFLAELDRRKELDLRISGRTLFYAACLLRLKSDYLDGWGEEEDEDSFDDDEEESFDDLGFDFESGGETEPIGRLEREIQRRLGRKNLRKRPPVTLYELIKQLKTAEKEQRRRQRKRVSVPREPDLDLDARDVVAVAHDEGYQGAVEVVMKEFRRAAPNGDVLTLGDLSGAIGRSRRDIYIPLLFLMLEGKLALWQDEFFGEIYVGEQIPDNDAAEADHTTSP, encoded by the coding sequence ATGGATGAGGAACCTGTCGAGATCCTGGCCGGCATGGCCGAGCGGGGAGAGGTCGATCCCTGGAACATCGATATCGTTGATGTGACGGACCGGTTCCTCGCCGAACTCGACCGCCGGAAGGAACTCGACCTGCGGATATCGGGGAGGACGCTCTTTTATGCCGCGTGCCTGCTGCGCCTGAAGTCGGATTACCTCGATGGCTGGGGCGAAGAAGAGGACGAGGATTCGTTTGATGATGACGAGGAGGAGTCGTTTGATGATCTCGGGTTCGACTTCGAGTCGGGCGGGGAGACCGAGCCGATAGGCCGCCTGGAGCGGGAGATCCAGCGTCGTCTGGGGCGAAAGAACCTGCGGAAACGCCCGCCGGTCACGCTCTACGAGCTCATCAAGCAGCTCAAAACGGCGGAGAAGGAGCAGCGGCGCAGGCAGCGCAAACGGGTCTCCGTGCCGCGCGAGCCGGACCTCGATCTCGATGCCCGGGATGTGGTGGCGGTGGCGCACGACGAGGGGTACCAGGGTGCGGTCGAGGTCGTCATGAAGGAGTTCCGGCGCGCTGCCCCGAATGGGGATGTCCTGACGCTCGGCGATCTCTCCGGCGCCATAGGGCGGAGCCGCCGCGATATCTACATCCCGCTCCTCTTCCTGATGCTCGAGGGCAAACTCGCGCTCTGGCAGGACGAGTTCTTCGGTGAGATCTATGTCGGCGAGCAGATCCCCGACAACGATGCCGCAGAGGCCGATCACACTACTTCGCCATAG
- the folP gene encoding dihydropteroate synthase, which translates to MRQHHCLVNRLRIGGDAPVRLMGVINCSPESFYRGSYIPAGEVYDRALAMTAAGADMIDLGARSTAPGSSPITVAEEAARVDAALSELDGTGITLSVDTRYPEVLEVCLRHDVHAVNDISGLAEERYARAVADSGLPVFAMASCREPGDAAGVAATQKALEAVVGRCARLGIEEYVLDPAVGRWVPGRTSEDDWELCRNFSSFREFGRPVLAAISRKTFIGDLLGRRPEDRLAGTLALTTMLVDAGAAVVRSHDVPETADLLRVHAKMRQT; encoded by the coding sequence ATGCGACAACACCACTGTTTGGTAAACCGCCTCCGGATCGGCGGCGACGCTCCGGTTCGCCTGATGGGCGTCATCAACTGCAGCCCCGAGTCGTTCTACCGGGGCTCCTATATCCCGGCCGGAGAGGTCTACGACCGCGCCCTCGCCATGACGGCGGCGGGCGCCGATATGATCGATCTCGGGGCGCGGAGCACGGCCCCGGGCTCTTCTCCCATCACCGTCGCCGAGGAGGCGGCACGGGTGGACGCGGCCCTCTCGGAACTCGACGGGACCGGGATCACCCTCTCGGTGGACACCCGCTACCCGGAGGTGCTCGAGGTCTGCCTCCGCCACGACGTCCATGCGGTGAACGATATCTCCGGGCTTGCCGAAGAACGGTACGCACGGGCGGTCGCCGACTCCGGGCTGCCGGTCTTCGCGATGGCGAGCTGTCGGGAGCCCGGCGACGCCGCCGGAGTTGCCGCCACACAGAAAGCCCTCGAAGCGGTCGTCGGCCGGTGCGCGCGCCTCGGGATCGAGGAGTACGTCCTCGATCCCGCCGTCGGCCGGTGGGTTCCGGGACGGACGAGCGAGGACGACTGGGAACTCTGCCGGAACTTCTCCTCGTTCAGGGAGTTCGGCCGCCCGGTGCTTGCCGCGATCTCGCGGAAGACGTTCATCGGCGACCTGCTCGGCCGCCGGCCCGAAGACCGGCTCGCAGGCACCCTCGCGCTCACGACGATGCTCGTCGACGCGGGTGCGGCCGTCGTGCGGAGCCACGACGTCCCCGAGACCGCCGACCTCCTGCGGGTGCATGCAAAGATGAGGCAGACATGA
- the cofE gene encoding coenzyme F420-0:L-glutamate ligase, with protein MTTPSFSVYGLATPLFRPGADVGAHLLSSVERSAARKFETGDVVVVAESALATAEGRVVRLDDVEPSREALQLAEEYEMDPRHAEVVLRESDRIVGGIPGFLLCMKNGTLLPNAGIDASNTPAGTLVLLPLDPDASAAGIRAAIAGRSGADVGVIVVDSRTHAMRLGCSGVAIGCSGIPSVVDERGRKDLFGRELEVTKRAVADCIASAAELVMGEAGECVPAAVVRGVGLPVGDYAGVATIDASECLFMGVALHADPALLVKGDREP; from the coding sequence ATGACGACACCTTCATTCTCGGTATACGGTCTTGCGACCCCCCTGTTCCGCCCCGGCGCTGACGTCGGGGCGCACCTCCTCTCGTCCGTCGAACGCTCGGCCGCCCGGAAGTTCGAGACGGGCGACGTGGTGGTCGTGGCGGAGTCCGCTCTCGCCACCGCCGAAGGGCGGGTCGTGAGGCTCGACGATGTCGAACCGTCAAGAGAAGCCCTCCAGCTCGCCGAAGAGTACGAGATGGATCCCCGGCACGCCGAGGTGGTGCTCCGGGAGAGCGACCGGATCGTCGGGGGTATTCCCGGGTTCCTGCTCTGCATGAAGAACGGGACGCTTCTGCCGAACGCCGGGATCGACGCCTCGAACACCCCGGCGGGCACGCTCGTCCTCCTCCCCCTTGACCCGGACGCGTCCGCGGCGGGTATCCGTGCCGCGATCGCCGGGCGGTCGGGGGCCGACGTCGGGGTCATCGTCGTCGACTCCCGGACGCACGCGATGCGGCTCGGATGCTCCGGGGTTGCGATCGGGTGTTCGGGCATCCCCTCGGTGGTCGACGAACGCGGGAGAAAAGACCTCTTCGGCCGCGAACTTGAGGTCACGAAGAGAGCGGTCGCGGACTGCATCGCGTCCGCCGCAGAACTCGTGATGGGAGAGGCAGGGGAGTGCGTCCCCGCGGCCGTGGTGCGGGGAGTCGGGCTTCCCGTCGGCGATTATGCCGGGGTCGCCACGATCGACGCTTCAGAGTGCCTCTTCATGGGGGTCGCGCTGCACGCCGACCCGGCCCTTCTCGTCAAGGGCGATCGAGAACCCTGA
- a CDS encoding DUF7518 family protein, which translates to MAQKDARIRFLERELAEREKEMETMKEREQPPVSAAGDERLHDLERKVREFEDVMRGLAEDRGQSRAPETGDERLRDAERKVRELEAVVKGLTEEVLDIKSIVMKLARDADERRKAPVPVEEKKAPVTLQAEPRAAAEPRPVRAVERKAPARQVERRQPAPAPEDDRDLELIMQNDGTLKPEPRRSSEYIVASTGSGIAAAKGRGKGGKPAERKLFVEQKARPVNDVIQADEDDTVDLDR; encoded by the coding sequence ATGGCGCAGAAGGATGCGAGGATACGGTTTCTTGAGCGGGAACTTGCGGAGCGCGAGAAGGAGATGGAGACGATGAAAGAGCGAGAACAGCCGCCGGTATCGGCGGCGGGAGACGAGCGCCTGCACGACCTTGAGCGGAAAGTGCGGGAGTTCGAGGACGTGATGAGGGGCCTGGCGGAAGATCGCGGGCAGTCCCGGGCGCCGGAGACGGGAGACGAGCGCCTGCGCGACGCGGAACGGAAGGTGCGGGAACTGGAGGCCGTGGTGAAAGGCCTGACGGAAGAGGTTCTGGACATCAAATCGATCGTGATGAAACTCGCCCGGGACGCGGATGAGCGCCGGAAGGCACCTGTGCCGGTCGAGGAGAAGAAAGCCCCCGTCACGCTCCAGGCGGAACCACGCGCCGCCGCCGAGCCGCGCCCCGTGCGTGCCGTGGAGCGGAAGGCTCCCGCGCGCCAGGTGGAGCGGCGGCAGCCTGCGCCCGCTCCGGAGGACGACCGGGATCTCGAGCTCATCATGCAGAACGACGGGACGCTGAAACCGGAGCCGAGGAGATCCTCCGAGTACATCGTCGCCAGCACCGGGTCCGGGATCGCCGCGGCGAAGGGCCGGGGGAAAGGCGGCAAACCGGCCGAACGCAAGCTCTTCGTCGAGCAGAAGGCACGTCCGGTCAATGACGTCATCCAGGCCGACGAGGACGACACCGTCGACCTCGATCGATAG
- the glyA gene encoding serine hydroxymethyltransferase → MSNLANFDPEIAGLIEEERLRQVNGLELIASENVVSKAVLEAMGSIMTNKYAEGYPGKRYYGGCEFHDAVENLARDRMCELFGAEHANVQPHSGSQANQAVYFAYLGYKDKIMSQSLTQGGHLSHGSPVNITGRWYSIFHYGVDPETETLDYAAIEEIARTVKPQMIVCGASAYPREIDFKAFQEVADTVGARCMADIAHIAGLCATGYHNSPVGVVDIVTTTTHKTLRGPRGGAIMCGKEDAAAIDKSIFPGMQGGPLMHTIAAKAVCFKEALTPAYKDYCGQVVKNAKTMADVLAEEGLDLVSGGTDNHLILLDLTGVSTNGEHLTGLAAETALGEAGITVNKNTIPREQLSPFVTSGLRIGTPAVTSRGMKEEEMKQIAHWIARVVKDIAKDKTSKKAITEVREEVIALASKYPLYPEVA, encoded by the coding sequence ATGTCTAATCTGGCAAACTTCGATCCAGAAATCGCAGGCCTCATCGAGGAAGAGCGCCTGCGTCAGGTCAATGGGTTGGAACTGATCGCTTCTGAAAACGTCGTCAGTAAGGCGGTTCTCGAGGCGATGGGTTCGATCATGACCAATAAGTACGCCGAGGGCTACCCCGGCAAGCGCTACTACGGGGGGTGCGAGTTCCATGATGCCGTGGAGAACCTGGCACGCGACCGGATGTGCGAACTCTTCGGCGCGGAACACGCGAACGTCCAGCCTCACTCGGGGAGCCAGGCAAACCAGGCTGTCTACTTCGCCTACCTCGGCTACAAGGACAAGATCATGAGCCAGAGCCTCACCCAGGGCGGCCACCTCTCCCACGGATCGCCGGTCAACATCACCGGGCGCTGGTACTCCATCTTCCACTACGGCGTCGACCCCGAGACCGAGACGCTCGACTACGCGGCGATCGAGGAGATCGCGCGGACAGTGAAACCGCAGATGATCGTCTGCGGCGCGAGCGCCTACCCGCGCGAGATCGACTTCAAGGCCTTCCAGGAGGTCGCCGATACCGTCGGCGCGAGGTGCATGGCCGATATCGCCCACATCGCCGGACTCTGCGCGACCGGATACCACAACTCCCCGGTCGGGGTCGTCGATATCGTGACGACGACGACGCACAAGACCCTGCGGGGCCCCCGCGGCGGCGCCATCATGTGCGGCAAGGAGGATGCGGCCGCTATCGACAAGTCGATCTTCCCGGGAATGCAGGGCGGCCCGCTGATGCACACCATCGCTGCCAAGGCGGTCTGCTTCAAGGAAGCCCTGACCCCGGCGTACAAGGACTACTGCGGGCAGGTCGTCAAGAACGCAAAGACGATGGCCGACGTCCTCGCAGAGGAAGGGCTCGACCTCGTCTCCGGCGGCACCGACAACCACCTCATCCTGCTCGACCTGACCGGGGTCTCGACGAACGGCGAGCACCTCACGGGTCTTGCGGCCGAGACCGCGCTCGGCGAGGCGGGGATCACCGTGAACAAGAACACCATCCCCCGCGAACAGCTCAGCCCCTTCGTGACGAGCGGCCTCCGGATCGGCACGCCTGCCGTCACCTCACGCGGCATGAAAGAGGAGGAGATGAAGCAGATCGCTCACTGGATCGCCCGGGTCGTGAAGGATATCGCGAAGGACAAGACCTCGAAGAAGGCGATCACCGAAGTGAGAGAAGAGGTTATTGCCCTTGCGAGCAAGTATCCCCTCTACCCTGAAGTAGCATGA
- the cofG gene encoding 7,8-didemethyl-8-hydroxy-5-deazariboflavin synthase CofG: protein MHRRVITFSKNAFLPLTTVCQNRCGYCCFRTPVEEGCVMPPDEAIRTLEASAALGCTEALFTFGERPGAVPGFSEMLGRLGYADILDYVYDLSLAAIEHGLLPHTNAGILTYEELGWLREVNASMGLMLETTADIPAHRNSPGKDPAVRIEMIENAGRLSIPFTTGILLGIGETADDREESLRVIADLHQRYGHIQEVIVQNFCPKPGTAMERAAVPGPDEIGAAIGLAREILPPDVAVQIPPNLADASRLIGCGVNDLGGVSPLTIDYVNPEHPWPQIDELRRIAGNAELRERLCIYPQYIEKGWYSPLLEPLIRQLAERITAPGQGTGA from the coding sequence ATGCACCGGCGCGTGATCACCTTCTCGAAGAACGCGTTTCTTCCCCTGACGACGGTCTGCCAGAACCGCTGCGGCTACTGCTGTTTCCGCACCCCCGTCGAGGAAGGGTGCGTCATGCCGCCCGACGAGGCGATCCGGACGCTGGAAGCGAGCGCGGCCCTCGGGTGCACCGAAGCGCTCTTCACCTTCGGGGAGCGGCCCGGTGCGGTGCCGGGCTTTAGCGAAATGCTCGGGCGGCTCGGCTACGCGGATATCCTCGACTACGTCTACGACCTCTCTCTCGCGGCCATCGAACACGGCCTTCTCCCGCACACCAACGCCGGCATCCTCACCTACGAGGAACTCGGCTGGCTCCGCGAGGTGAACGCGAGCATGGGGCTGATGCTCGAGACGACCGCGGATATTCCGGCGCACAGGAACTCCCCGGGGAAGGATCCGGCGGTGCGGATAGAGATGATCGAGAACGCCGGGAGACTCTCGATCCCGTTCACGACCGGCATCCTGCTCGGGATCGGCGAGACGGCAGACGACCGCGAGGAGTCGCTCCGGGTCATCGCCGACCTCCACCAGCGCTACGGCCATATCCAGGAAGTTATCGTCCAGAACTTCTGTCCGAAACCCGGGACCGCGATGGAGAGGGCGGCGGTCCCCGGCCCCGACGAGATCGGCGCGGCGATCGGCCTCGCACGCGAGATCCTTCCCCCGGACGTGGCGGTGCAGATACCCCCGAACCTTGCGGACGCATCCCGCCTCATCGGGTGCGGCGTCAACGACCTCGGCGGGGTCTCCCCGCTCACCATCGATTACGTCAACCCGGAGCACCCCTGGCCACAGATCGACGAACTCCGGCGGATCGCCGGGAATGCCGAACTCCGCGAACGGCTCTGCATCTACCCGCAGTATATCGAGAAGGGCTGGTACTCCCCCCTGCTCGAACCCCTCATCCGGCAGCTCGCGGAGAGAATTACCGCACCCGGCCAGGGCACGGGTGCATAA
- the smc gene encoding chromosome segregation protein SMC → MYITQLEIDNFKSFARKTKIPFFEGFTVISGPNGSGKSNIIDSILFVLALSGARGLRAEKLTDLINVNSGKNTAEVTVTFSDGTVIRRRIKRTPAGYYSYNYLNNRLCKQSDVIEFLAKIGIKPEGYNVVMQGDITRIMEMTDGERRKIIDEIAGVAEFDQKRGQAFSELEVVRERLEREELLLNELVARLDALQHEREQAMEYRRWQEELEHLGQCRGAALVRQKEQEIGTLHDLMRDQQTAVARTEGEVEVVKREIEEAHGRQQAVEEEIHHKSGPEYLELVGRLEEARSAIKLGEKSIERLKVNREENAEAVQRVYLDSKRAEAKVEECAAQIRNLSIDRANLAMELATQRDEMAGIEERIASGSKEVEGVKDQLFAKMQDLESKKELRSKILREQDLFIEKSRMRTSERERLDARMAQIDEELTNKQEQVAEYSSCMADCEAQKRQIERDLSEAESTLFGRRSALDRLKKEIRENEQNLMRYEAQQQAHGDAGGKAMEVVLGMDGVHGAVAQLGRAPPEYATALDVAAMGRLRWVIVDTDTVASDAIRYLKENRLGRVTFLPLNKLRPPILSPLEADPGIVGYAVDLLEFDPAFDRAFRVVFGATVVVDTLDRARRLMGRYKMVTLDGDFVERSGAMTGGSQGKKVRGFGVAVDDEIARVRAKLAELEAEAGEIEASIGRFAVAAEAKRAERSSIDEQVARYRMLVDEFRKRIEVLSGEKRTLEESLREMLDAAKNGGEELARLEGDLERITGEIARVSAEIDGLKKILDDTEVPELSERYESIRKTVEDIERRLRNKDADITDAKRERQHFANRIEELAAERSRLEAKNQEIDDEITATQEQIEEQRRLIVQFEARQKEFSDELAGLHEKRDRVLAEIRVLDQRSLELSGAMERIRMQIDALNEREHSLLAELAVLREQAGDVETDLDLAAIDAGIAEAEKALKKIGAVNMLAIEECDRVSARVEERTEKKEVLSRERMMLLERIEKYEKMKYDAFMTAFTAIDTNFRDIFARLTDGSGRLVLDNEEDPFAGGMTFAVQPRDKKVHLLSSLSGGEKSLTTLAFIFSIQQFMPAPFYALDEVDMFLDGNNVGRIATMMSELSGNAQSIIVSLRKPMIERADRIVGVTIRADKSTYVTGVQNNG, encoded by the coding sequence TTGTACATCACGCAGCTTGAGATCGACAACTTCAAGTCTTTCGCCAGAAAGACGAAAATTCCTTTTTTCGAAGGATTTACTGTCATCTCAGGCCCGAACGGCTCCGGAAAGAGCAACATCATCGACAGCATCCTCTTCGTCCTGGCCCTCTCGGGTGCGCGGGGACTGCGGGCCGAGAAGCTGACCGATCTCATCAACGTCAATTCCGGGAAGAACACCGCCGAGGTGACGGTCACGTTCTCGGACGGCACGGTGATCCGCCGCCGGATCAAGCGGACGCCGGCGGGATACTATAGTTACAACTATCTCAACAACCGCCTCTGCAAGCAGAGCGACGTCATCGAGTTCCTCGCGAAGATCGGGATCAAGCCGGAGGGCTACAACGTCGTGATGCAGGGCGACATCACCCGCATCATGGAGATGACCGACGGCGAGCGGCGCAAGATCATCGACGAGATTGCGGGTGTCGCCGAGTTCGATCAGAAGCGCGGACAGGCGTTCTCGGAACTCGAGGTGGTGCGGGAGCGGCTCGAACGCGAGGAACTCCTCTTGAACGAACTCGTGGCGCGGCTTGACGCGCTCCAGCACGAGCGCGAGCAGGCGATGGAGTACCGGCGATGGCAGGAGGAGCTCGAGCACCTCGGGCAGTGCCGGGGGGCGGCGCTCGTCCGGCAGAAGGAGCAGGAGATCGGCACCCTTCACGATCTCATGCGCGATCAGCAGACGGCGGTCGCACGCACCGAGGGCGAGGTCGAGGTCGTCAAGAGAGAGATCGAGGAGGCGCACGGACGCCAGCAGGCCGTCGAAGAGGAGATACACCACAAGAGCGGTCCCGAGTATCTCGAACTCGTCGGACGGCTCGAAGAGGCGCGAAGCGCGATCAAACTCGGCGAGAAGAGCATCGAGCGGCTGAAGGTCAACCGAGAAGAGAATGCCGAGGCTGTCCAGCGGGTCTATCTCGACAGCAAACGCGCCGAGGCGAAAGTCGAGGAGTGCGCCGCGCAGATCCGCAACCTCTCGATCGACCGGGCGAACCTCGCCATGGAACTCGCGACGCAGCGCGACGAGATGGCAGGGATCGAGGAGCGTATCGCGAGCGGGAGCAAGGAGGTCGAAGGGGTAAAAGACCAGCTCTTCGCGAAGATGCAGGATCTCGAGAGCAAGAAGGAACTCCGGTCGAAGATCCTCCGCGAGCAGGACCTCTTCATCGAGAAGAGCCGGATGCGGACGTCGGAGCGGGAACGCCTGGACGCGCGCATGGCCCAGATCGACGAGGAACTCACGAACAAGCAGGAGCAGGTCGCGGAGTACTCCTCCTGCATGGCCGACTGCGAGGCACAGAAACGCCAGATCGAGCGGGATCTCTCCGAGGCGGAGAGCACGCTCTTTGGGCGGCGGTCGGCGCTCGATCGGCTGAAGAAGGAGATCCGGGAGAACGAGCAGAACCTGATGCGTTACGAGGCGCAGCAGCAGGCGCACGGCGATGCCGGCGGGAAGGCGATGGAGGTCGTGCTCGGCATGGACGGCGTCCACGGCGCGGTCGCGCAGCTCGGGCGGGCGCCGCCGGAGTACGCGACCGCGCTCGACGTGGCGGCGATGGGCCGGCTCAGGTGGGTCATCGTCGATACCGACACGGTGGCGTCCGATGCGATCCGTTACCTGAAGGAGAACCGGCTCGGCCGGGTCACGTTCCTGCCGCTCAACAAACTTCGGCCCCCGATCCTCTCGCCGCTTGAGGCCGATCCGGGCATCGTCGGCTACGCGGTCGATCTCCTGGAGTTCGACCCGGCGTTCGACCGCGCGTTCCGGGTCGTCTTCGGCGCGACGGTGGTGGTGGACACCCTCGACCGTGCGCGGCGGCTGATGGGCCGGTACAAGATGGTCACTCTCGATGGCGATTTCGTCGAGAGGAGCGGTGCCATGACCGGCGGTTCCCAGGGAAAGAAGGTCCGCGGGTTCGGGGTGGCGGTCGACGACGAGATCGCGCGGGTCCGTGCAAAGCTCGCCGAACTCGAGGCGGAGGCGGGCGAGATCGAGGCGTCCATCGGTCGCTTTGCCGTGGCCGCGGAGGCGAAACGAGCGGAGCGGAGTTCGATCGACGAGCAGGTTGCGCGCTACCGAATGCTGGTGGACGAGTTCCGGAAGCGGATCGAGGTGCTCTCCGGCGAGAAGCGGACGCTCGAAGAGAGCCTGCGGGAGATGCTCGATGCCGCGAAGAACGGCGGCGAGGAACTTGCGCGGCTCGAGGGCGATCTCGAACGGATAACCGGCGAGATCGCCCGGGTCTCGGCGGAGATCGACGGTCTCAAGAAGATACTCGACGACACCGAGGTCCCGGAGCTCAGCGAGCGGTACGAGAGCATCCGCAAAACCGTCGAGGATATCGAGCGGCGGCTCCGCAACAAGGATGCCGACATCACCGACGCGAAGCGCGAGCGCCAGCACTTCGCGAACCGGATCGAGGAGCTTGCCGCGGAGCGGAGCCGCCTGGAGGCGAAGAACCAGGAGATCGATGACGAGATCACGGCCACACAGGAGCAGATCGAGGAGCAGCGCCGCCTGATCGTGCAGTTCGAGGCGCGCCAGAAGGAGTTCTCCGACGAACTCGCGGGCCTGCACGAGAAGCGCGACCGGGTTCTCGCGGAGATCCGGGTGCTCGACCAGCGCTCGCTCGAACTCTCGGGTGCGATGGAGCGGATCCGGATGCAGATCGACGCTCTCAATGAGCGGGAACACTCGCTCCTCGCGGAACTTGCGGTGCTCAGGGAGCAGGCGGGCGACGTGGAGACGGATCTCGATCTCGCCGCCATCGACGCCGGGATCGCGGAGGCCGAGAAGGCGCTCAAGAAGATCGGCGCGGTGAACATGCTCGCGATCGAGGAGTGCGACCGGGTCTCTGCCCGTGTCGAGGAGCGGACGGAGAAGAAAGAGGTGCTCTCGCGGGAGCGGATGATGCTCCTCGAACGGATCGAGAAGTACGAGAAGATGAAGTACGACGCCTTCATGACTGCGTTTACTGCGATCGACACGAACTTCCGCGACATATTCGCGCGTCTGACTGACGGAAGCGGGAGGCTCGTCCTCGACAACGAGGAGGATCCCTTCGCAGGCGGGATGACGTTTGCGGTCCAGCCCCGGGACAAGAAGGTGCACCTCCTCTCCTCGCTCTCGGGGGGCGAGAAGTCGCTCACCACGCTCGCGTTCATCTTCTCCATCCAGCAGTTCATGCCCGCGCCGTTCTATGCGCTCGATGAAGTGGATATGTTCCTCGACGGGAACAACGTCGGCCGCATCGCCACCATGATGAGCGAGCTCTCGGGGAACGCGCAGTCGATCATCGTTTCGCTCCGAAAACCGATGATCGAGCGCGCCGACCGTATCGTGGGCGTGACGATCCGCGCGGACAAGAGCACCTACGTGACCGGTGTGCAGAACAATGGATGA
- the folD gene encoding bifunctional methylenetetrahydrofolate dehydrogenase/methenyltetrahydrofolate cyclohydrolase FolD, giving the protein MILDGKAVSEKRLEILKERIEESGLYPRLATVIVGEDPASQMYVRMKHRACERVGIGSVGIELPADATTERVLEAVARLNNDPDINGILVQLPLPAGVDTTRVIEAVAPDKDVDGFQPCNLGRLFSGTPVFAPCTPQGIMTILEEYDVPIRGKRAVVVGRSIDVGRPMAALLLNADATVTVCHSKTENIEAEMRNADILVSAIGKAKFVGPEMVKEGATVIDVGINQDEQGKLCGDVDFEAVKDRAGAITPVPGGVGPMTIATLMENTFMAAKMRTCDNTTVW; this is encoded by the coding sequence ATGATACTCGACGGCAAAGCGGTCTCGGAGAAGAGGCTCGAGATCCTCAAAGAGAGAATAGAAGAGTCCGGGCTCTACCCGCGCCTCGCGACCGTCATCGTGGGCGAAGACCCCGCGTCGCAGATGTACGTCCGCATGAAGCACCGGGCGTGCGAGCGCGTCGGGATCGGGTCGGTCGGGATCGAGCTCCCGGCGGACGCCACGACGGAGCGGGTGCTTGAGGCGGTCGCGCGCCTCAACAACGATCCCGACATCAACGGGATCCTGGTCCAGCTCCCGCTCCCGGCCGGAGTCGATACCACCCGCGTCATCGAGGCGGTCGCGCCCGATAAGGACGTGGACGGGTTCCAGCCCTGCAACCTCGGCAGGCTCTTCTCCGGCACCCCGGTCTTTGCGCCCTGCACCCCGCAGGGGATCATGACAATCCTCGAAGAATACGATGTCCCGATCCGGGGGAAGCGGGCGGTCGTCGTCGGCCGGAGCATCGACGTCGGCCGGCCCATGGCCGCTCTGCTCCTGAACGCCGACGCGACCGTCACCGTATGCCACTCGAAGACCGAGAATATCGAGGCTGAGATGCGAAACGCCGATATCCTGGTCAGCGCGATTGGAAAAGCGAAGTTTGTCGGGCCGGAGATGGTGAAGGAAGGCGCGACGGTCATCGATGTCGGGATCAACCAGGACGAGCAGGGCAAACTCTGCGGCGACGTCGATTTCGAGGCAGTGAAAGACCGGGCGGGAGCGATAACCCCGGTCCCCGGAGGCGTCGGCCCTATGACCATCGCAACGCTGATGGAGAACACGTTCATGGCGGCCAAGATGAGGACATGCGACAACACCACTGTTTGGTAA